A single region of the Alphaproteobacteria bacterium genome encodes:
- a CDS encoding hydantoinase B/oxoprolinase family protein, translating into MDTTEPAAATADAALTEVIRHYFLSAAEEMRATLVRTAFSPVIYEVRDFGISIYDSRLDLVAEATGLTRFLGANDYAVRKVMEYVGVANLRPGDIVLSNYPYWNAAHVSDATLTAPVFDPDSDKPFAYLCVRAHWADLGAKDPGYVIDSTDMHQEGLVFPGTHVFRAGAAVREIHELLRYNSRMPDIVLGDLDAQVASIRTGTRRLKGILAKFDAATVDAALRRLLDHGEATARAALATLPEGSWAAEDILDDDGISDDPITMKVRVTHRAGKFEIDFAGSPPCVPGPVNLPFGSTLATCKVAFKALTTPEVASNGGHMRPLFVHADPGTLFNASYPAPTFTQWTGIVLLELIFKALAPVLPHRLAASSGGDVPGFMMIGQHPDTGATYAISNNDAVGWGATAAHDGADTRNHPCQSIVRNTPIEVMETRTPMFFERVEMVPGSGGPGQYRGGLGLRRDIRFLASGEFLTVMKKTKSRPWSLVGAGQPASTRTILFPGTDRERKVGTARTRVEAGDRVRIMTAGGGGYGDPTARDPALIEQDRIDGLAASVPEGG; encoded by the coding sequence ATGGACACAACTGAACCCGCCGCCGCAACCGCCGACGCGGCACTCACCGAGGTTATCCGACACTATTTTCTGAGCGCCGCAGAGGAAATGCGGGCGACCCTCGTGCGTACGGCGTTCAGCCCGGTGATCTACGAGGTGCGGGACTTTGGTATCTCGATCTACGATTCGCGCCTCGACCTCGTGGCCGAGGCTACCGGGCTGACGCGGTTTCTCGGGGCCAACGACTATGCGGTGCGCAAGGTCATGGAGTACGTCGGTGTCGCCAACCTGCGCCCCGGCGATATCGTTCTCTCAAACTATCCCTATTGGAACGCCGCCCACGTCTCCGATGCAACCCTAACAGCGCCGGTCTTTGACCCGGATTCCGATAAGCCGTTTGCCTATCTTTGCGTGCGCGCGCACTGGGCCGATCTTGGCGCAAAGGATCCTGGTTACGTCATCGATTCGACGGATATGCACCAGGAAGGGCTTGTTTTCCCGGGCACCCATGTCTTCCGCGCGGGCGCGGCGGTGCGCGAAATCCACGAATTGCTCCGCTACAACTCGCGGATGCCCGACATCGTGCTCGGTGATCTTGACGCGCAGGTTGCTTCGATCCGCACCGGTACCCGGCGCCTCAAGGGTATTCTCGCCAAGTTCGACGCCGCCACCGTCGATGCCGCGCTGCGCCGCCTGCTCGACCACGGAGAGGCGACGGCGCGCGCCGCGCTCGCAACGCTACCCGAAGGGTCGTGGGCGGCCGAAGATATTCTCGACGACGACGGCATTTCCGACGACCCGATCACGATGAAGGTGCGGGTAACCCACCGCGCAGGAAAATTCGAGATCGATTTCGCCGGGTCGCCGCCATGCGTTCCCGGGCCCGTCAACTTGCCCTTCGGGTCGACCCTTGCGACCTGCAAAGTCGCCTTCAAGGCGTTGACCACGCCTGAGGTTGCATCGAATGGCGGACATATGCGCCCGCTCTTCGTGCATGCCGACCCTGGGACGTTGTTCAACGCGAGCTATCCCGCACCGACGTTTACCCAATGGACCGGGATTGTGCTTCTCGAACTGATCTTCAAGGCGCTCGCACCGGTCCTGCCGCACCGTCTTGCGGCATCCTCCGGCGGCGACGTTCCGGGTTTCATGATGATTGGGCAACACCCCGACACCGGCGCTACCTATGCGATCAGCAACAACGATGCGGTGGGCTGGGGCGCGACCGCCGCGCACGACGGTGCGGACACGCGCAACCATCCCTGCCAGAGCATCGTCCGCAACACCCCGATCGAAGTGATGGAGACGCGGACGCCGATGTTCTTTGAGCGGGTTGAGATGGTGCCGGGCTCGGGCGGCCCCGGCCAATACCGCGGCGGTCTCGGGCTGCGGCGCGACATCCGCTTCCTGGCTTCCGGTGAATTCCTGACGGTGATGAAAAAGACCAAGAGCCGCCCGTGGTCTCTGGTCGGTGCAGGGCAACCCGCCTCGACCCGCACAATTTTGTTCCCCGGCACCGACCGGGAACGCAAGGTGGGTACCGCGCGGACACGGGTTGAAGCCGGCGACCGCGTCAGGATCATGACCGCCGGTGGCGGTGGCTACGGCGATCCAACCGCTCGAGATCCCGCCTTGATCGAGCAAGACCGCATAGACGGACTGGCCGCCTCCGTTCCCGAGGGCGGCTGA
- a CDS encoding TRAP transporter small permease has protein sequence MRRAYIIWRSFQDRFLQYVAALLLLGPTLLALLEVVRRYVFGQSFSWQQDAVTYGILSGVFLFFAITQSRDLHLRVSLVPSLLAQGGETGRLVARLLAIFSAILGLVFCAYLVWRGIPVAERMVERNRMTESLVLPLWPFFITFLAGMGMMAVSFLFQAYAGVLVLLGRESEWPQIASEGDGEPIL, from the coding sequence GTGCGTAGGGCCTACATCATCTGGCGATCGTTCCAGGATCGCTTCCTTCAGTATGTTGCTGCGCTGCTTCTACTCGGTCCCACGCTGCTTGCCCTCCTAGAGGTCGTGCGGCGTTATGTGTTTGGCCAATCTTTCTCTTGGCAGCAGGATGCCGTGACCTACGGCATCCTGTCCGGCGTCTTCCTGTTCTTCGCAATCACGCAAAGTCGAGACCTGCACCTGCGGGTTAGCCTCGTGCCGTCGCTGCTTGCCCAAGGCGGCGAGACGGGGCGTCTCGTCGCAAGGCTTCTCGCAATTTTTAGCGCGATCCTCGGGCTTGTGTTCTGCGCCTACCTCGTGTGGCGTGGTATTCCGGTCGCCGAGCGCATGGTGGAGCGCAACAGAATGACGGAGAGTCTCGTTCTTCCGCTTTGGCCGTTCTTCATCACGTTTCTAGCGGGCATGGGGATGATGGCGGTTAGCTTTCTTTTTCAAGCCTACGCCGGTGTTCTTGTGCTCCTCGGGAGGGAGAGCGAGTGGCCGCAGATCGCGAGCGAGGGTGACGGTGAACCGATCCTCTAG
- a CDS encoding class I SAM-dependent methyltransferase: MGIQPIHSMMPRASHDEGRRQDFVVALKTHVSSDITPGNRAEMEGRVIPALRRAGRPLPPTRQELRAAMERAPYHQLWGSLMRLGQELMWESVGDTVDRQLGALEKRASVFARKKGSLTLSEDFVPPRYVKAVDVHTMPGGYCDDSSGTDLRAGAIYDRGAYMYHHGKRGMDDNGRLIVAFLKTRYPDIKPRRILDLGCSVGHATTALVDFFPEAEICAIDVGAPMLRYAHARAEAMGRAIHFKLANAEATGYPDNHFDFVVSSNMMHETSRAAAQQILAECRRILRPGGAMCHMEVPVRYKDMAPYDQVMRGWQTYYNGEPFWNAVCSLDFVELSVAAGLRDVADGYLERTGDPDRDRRDLLQTPNQGNNYRYMLTARK, from the coding sequence ATGGGGATTCAACCGATTCACTCGATGATGCCAAGGGCGAGTCATGACGAGGGGCGTCGCCAGGATTTCGTGGTGGCGCTGAAAACGCATGTTTCAAGCGACATTACGCCGGGCAACCGTGCCGAAATGGAAGGCCGCGTGATCCCGGCGTTGCGCCGGGCCGGGCGCCCCCTGCCGCCGACACGGCAGGAACTCCGCGCGGCGATGGAGCGCGCGCCCTACCATCAGCTTTGGGGCTCGCTGATGCGGCTTGGGCAGGAGCTCATGTGGGAATCGGTCGGCGATACCGTCGATCGCCAACTTGGTGCGCTGGAGAAGCGCGCCAGCGTCTTCGCCAGAAAAAAGGGGTCTTTGACGCTGTCGGAAGACTTCGTGCCGCCGCGCTACGTCAAAGCTGTCGACGTGCATACGATGCCCGGCGGTTACTGCGACGACTCGAGCGGGACGGATCTGCGGGCGGGGGCGATCTACGATCGCGGCGCCTACATGTACCATCACGGAAAGCGTGGGATGGACGACAACGGGCGTCTCATCGTTGCGTTCCTCAAGACCCGTTACCCTGACATCAAACCGCGGCGCATCCTCGATCTAGGATGCTCGGTCGGTCATGCGACGACCGCGCTCGTCGACTTCTTTCCAGAGGCCGAGATCTGCGCCATTGATGTCGGCGCGCCGATGCTGCGCTATGCCCATGCCCGCGCCGAGGCGATGGGCCGGGCAATCCACTTCAAACTCGCAAATGCCGAAGCGACGGGATATCCCGACAACCACTTTGACTTTGTGGTCTCCAGCAACATGATGCACGAGACATCGCGGGCCGCGGCGCAACAGATTCTGGCCGAGTGCCGACGAATTCTGAGGCCGGGCGGCGCCATGTGTCACATGGAGGTGCCGGTTCGTTACAAGGACATGGCGCCCTACGATCAAGTCATGCGCGGGTGGCAGACCTACTACAACGGCGAACCGTTCTGGAATGCGGTGTGTTCGTTGGACTTTGTCGAGTTATCTGTCGCGGCCGGGTTGCGCGACGTTGCGGACGGTTACCTCGAACGCACCGGCGACCCCGACCGCGATCGCCGCGACTTGCTGCAAACGCCCAACCAGGGCAACAATTACCGTTACATGCTCACCGCACGGAAGTAG
- a CDS encoding hydantoinase B/oxoprolinase family protein, which yields MSKEIDGATAEVVRSYLLAAAQEMKATLVRTAFNPVIYEVLDFGISMYDRNLDLIAEAPGLTMFLGANDYSVRKVVEYLGVAAFEDGDIVISNYPYWNAAHTYDASLIAPVFIPGFDGPFGFLCVRAHWADLGAKDPGYVLDSTDMHQEGIVFPGTKIYKRGKPDNEIVELIRFNSRMPDIVVGDFNAMVAALRTGERRLQEIAEKFGRETVDAAIAAILDHGEQTTARALADLPKGTWSAEDIIDDDGISDDPITMKATLTITDQAFTVDFTGSAGTQKGPVNMPFGSTLAMCKVVFKALTTPETPSNAGHSRALDVIAEPGNLFHAVYPAPTFTLWTGIVGLELLFKALAQAMPERFSASSGGDVPGFMMLGIHPDTGKFFALSNNDPVGWGAAPQHDGANALLHLSESIVRNTPLEVLETNTTMFFERYELRQDSGGPGKHRGGLGLRRDIRFLSDGEFMTVMKKTKSRPWALAGGLEPEANTVIAFPGTEKEMRMSTKRIPVKAGERITVLTAGGGGHGVPHDRDPSRIAEDLRDGFVSEAAARRDYGHN from the coding sequence ATGAGCAAAGAAATCGACGGCGCCACCGCCGAGGTTGTCCGCAGTTACCTTCTTGCAGCGGCCCAGGAAATGAAGGCTACCCTCGTTCGGACCGCGTTCAATCCCGTGATCTACGAGGTCTTGGACTTCGGTATTTCGATGTATGACCGCAATCTCGACCTCATCGCCGAGGCGCCGGGGCTTACCATGTTCTTGGGTGCGAACGACTACAGTGTCCGCAAAGTTGTCGAGTATTTGGGCGTCGCGGCGTTCGAGGACGGCGACATCGTTATTTCGAACTATCCCTACTGGAACGCCGCGCACACCTACGATGCCAGTTTGATCGCGCCGGTTTTTATCCCCGGTTTTGACGGCCCGTTCGGCTTTCTCTGCGTACGGGCGCACTGGGCGGACCTCGGCGCAAAGGATCCGGGTTACGTCCTCGATTCCACTGACATGCACCAAGAGGGCATCGTCTTTCCTGGAACCAAAATCTACAAACGGGGCAAACCCGACAACGAGATCGTCGAGTTGATCCGTTTTAACTCGCGCATGCCCGACATTGTTGTCGGGGACTTCAATGCGATGGTGGCGGCCCTGCGTACCGGCGAACGCCGCCTCCAAGAAATCGCGGAAAAGTTCGGGCGAGAGACGGTCGACGCGGCGATCGCTGCGATTCTCGACCACGGCGAACAGACGACCGCGCGCGCATTGGCAGACCTTCCAAAAGGGACTTGGTCGGCCGAAGACATCATCGACGACGACGGAATCTCCGACGACCCGATCACCATGAAGGCGACGTTGACGATCACCGACCAAGCGTTCACGGTCGACTTCACTGGATCCGCCGGAACCCAAAAGGGACCGGTCAACATGCCGTTCGGCTCGACCTTGGCAATGTGCAAGGTAGTGTTCAAGGCCCTGACGACGCCGGAGACCCCGTCCAACGCCGGCCATTCCCGCGCGCTCGACGTGATTGCCGAGCCGGGCAATCTGTTTCACGCCGTCTACCCCGCGCCAACCTTCACACTGTGGACCGGCATCGTGGGATTGGAGCTTCTGTTTAAGGCGCTCGCCCAGGCCATGCCGGAGCGGTTCTCTGCATCCTCCGGGGGCGACGTCCCCGGATTCATGATGTTGGGCATCCACCCCGATACCGGCAAGTTTTTCGCGCTGAGCAACAACGATCCCGTCGGATGGGGTGCCGCGCCGCAGCACGACGGTGCCAACGCGTTGTTGCACCTGTCGGAAAGCATCGTCCGCAACACGCCCCTCGAAGTACTCGAAACCAACACCACGATGTTTTTCGAGCGGTATGAATTGCGTCAAGATTCCGGTGGCCCCGGCAAGCACCGTGGCGGCCTTGGGTTGCGGCGCGACATCCGTTTCCTGTCCGACGGCGAGTTCATGACGGTGATGAAAAAAACCAAAAGCCGTCCTTGGGCGCTTGCCGGCGGCTTGGAGCCGGAGGCCAATACAGTGATTGCCTTTCCGGGCACCGAAAAAGAAATGCGCATGAGTACCAAACGTATCCCGGTCAAAGCCGGTGAGCGCATCACCGTCTTGACCGCGGGCGGGGGCGGTCACGGTGTGCCGCACGACCGCGATCCTTCGCGCATTGCCGAGGACCTGCGTGACGGGTTTGTCTCCGAGGCTGCGGCACGGCGGGACTATGGACACAACTGA
- a CDS encoding class I SAM-dependent methyltransferase, translating to MREPYAHAMLPRAASDERSRQSFIAGLKMHMEDHVYPADRKVGMTRVLPRFKAEHGRAPQSRTEWRHAMEADPFVQSWSSIARSIQEMHWDTVSEIVWHELPTLLTKSKIANPRGSLHLDPDIEVPRYNTAIDIHCMPGGYHSEIAEDDVFAGAMFDRGAYYYGLAIRGSAALDYVDTRARMQRAAPGYTTIGFLRETYPDFAPKRILDLGCAMGGTTVPYAEEFPDAEVYGIDVAAPQLRYGHARAEGLGARVHFRQENAEALSFGDESFDLVVSHGLFHETSAKATPRILAECHRVLRKGGVTIHVDTQFARGLDDLDAYYWDWDTHYNAEPFWGTLHHTDARDLLADAGFLRSTIREVWPLPRADGTTEYAPVTDTGGKIVGSTLFGARKA from the coding sequence ATGAGAGAACCCTATGCCCACGCCATGCTGCCGCGCGCCGCAAGCGACGAGCGCAGCCGCCAGAGTTTCATCGCCGGTCTGAAGATGCACATGGAGGACCACGTGTATCCGGCGGATCGAAAGGTCGGCATGACCCGTGTGTTGCCCCGTTTCAAAGCCGAACATGGCCGCGCCCCCCAATCGCGGACGGAATGGCGGCACGCGATGGAGGCGGACCCCTTCGTTCAGTCATGGAGTTCGATCGCACGCAGCATCCAGGAGATGCATTGGGATACGGTGAGCGAAATCGTATGGCACGAATTGCCGACGCTTCTAACGAAGAGCAAAATCGCCAATCCGAGGGGCTCCCTGCACCTTGACCCCGATATCGAGGTGCCGCGCTACAACACGGCCATCGACATCCATTGCATGCCCGGCGGCTATCACTCGGAAATCGCCGAGGACGACGTCTTCGCCGGGGCAATGTTCGACCGTGGCGCCTATTACTACGGTCTGGCGATTCGCGGCTCGGCGGCGCTCGACTACGTCGATACCCGCGCGCGGATGCAGCGCGCGGCGCCCGGCTACACGACCATCGGCTTTCTGCGAGAGACCTACCCGGACTTCGCACCGAAGCGCATCCTCGATCTCGGCTGCGCCATGGGCGGAACGACGGTGCCCTATGCTGAAGAATTTCCCGACGCCGAGGTATATGGCATCGACGTCGCTGCACCGCAATTGCGGTACGGCCATGCTCGCGCCGAGGGCCTCGGTGCGCGGGTTCACTTTCGCCAGGAAAACGCCGAAGCGCTGTCCTTTGGCGATGAATCCTTCGACCTCGTGGTTTCGCACGGCCTGTTCCATGAAACTTCGGCCAAGGCAACGCCGCGCATCCTAGCCGAATGCCATCGGGTGTTGCGCAAAGGCGGCGTGACGATCCACGTTGACACCCAGTTCGCGCGCGGCCTAGACGATCTCGACGCCTACTATTGGGACTGGGACACGCATTACAACGCCGAGCCGTTCTGGGGCACCTTGCACCACACCGACGCGCGCGACCTGCTTGCCGACGCGGGATTTCTCCGATCGACCATCCGCGAAGTTTGGCCACTGCCCCGCGCGGACGGTACGACCGAGTATGCGCCGGTTACCGATACCGGCGGCAAAATCGTGGGCTCGACTCTGTTCGGTGCTCGCAAAGCCTGA
- a CDS encoding TRAP transporter large permease codes for MPTFFLAAFAFLGSGVTIGVALGGASMLFILFDPLLDARAVGQSFFSFLSSYSLMAVPLFIFAGFLMERTGMVTQLFRFAEALISWVVGGFALATVATCVLFSAISGSSVAVASAMSLIAIPEMRARNYPDWLSAGIVSSGGGIGLLIPPSLSLIIYGIATETSIVRLFMAGIIPGLLLALGMSILIIVAAWRTPGLESGRFVPAQVLESTLAALPALTLPLVVLGGLYGGVFTPTEAAAVACGYALLYGFVSRRGAFLRELLPVTARAVNLTAIVFFLMGSVGIFQFVAANQAWPQHMAEAVIAMNLGPLGFLFGYMAVLLILGMFVDGIAMILLTVPVVFPVATTLGIDPVHLGIVVTMGVELSVITPPVGFNLFAVSGISKIPLKTVLRGAMIFFVSDLIVTGLIIVFPSLSTWLPSIMLASSPFGG; via the coding sequence ATTCCTACCTTCTTTCTAGCGGCGTTCGCTTTTCTCGGTTCGGGTGTGACGATCGGCGTCGCGCTGGGTGGGGCGAGCATGTTGTTCATCCTGTTCGACCCGCTGCTCGATGCGCGCGCCGTCGGGCAGAGTTTCTTCTCGTTTCTCAGCAGCTACAGCCTGATGGCGGTCCCGCTGTTCATCTTCGCGGGATTCCTCATGGAACGGACTGGGATGGTGACCCAGTTGTTTCGCTTTGCCGAGGCATTGATAAGCTGGGTCGTCGGCGGATTTGCTCTGGCGACCGTCGCAACCTGTGTCCTCTTCTCGGCCATTTCGGGCTCGAGCGTCGCCGTCGCCTCGGCCATGAGCTTGATCGCGATTCCGGAGATGCGCGCACGGAACTATCCGGACTGGTTGTCGGCCGGTATCGTTTCTTCAGGCGGCGGCATAGGCCTGCTGATTCCGCCAAGCCTGTCTCTGATCATTTACGGCATCGCGACTGAGACATCGATCGTTCGGCTGTTCATGGCTGGGATCATTCCCGGCCTGTTGCTCGCCCTTGGCATGTCGATTCTCATCATTGTCGCGGCTTGGCGGACGCCCGGTCTTGAGTCGGGGCGTTTTGTCCCGGCGCAGGTGTTGGAAAGTACCCTTGCGGCGCTCCCTGCTTTGACCTTGCCGCTTGTCGTTCTTGGCGGACTCTACGGCGGGGTGTTCACGCCGACCGAGGCTGCGGCCGTGGCCTGCGGCTATGCGCTGCTCTATGGGTTCGTTTCACGTCGCGGCGCATTTCTGCGCGAACTCCTTCCGGTCACGGCCCGCGCGGTAAATCTCACCGCGATCGTCTTCTTCCTTATGGGCAGCGTCGGCATCTTTCAGTTCGTGGCGGCGAATCAGGCGTGGCCGCAACACATGGCCGAGGCCGTCATTGCAATGAATCTCGGCCCGCTTGGATTCCTCTTCGGCTATATGGCGGTGCTTCTGATTCTCGGCATGTTCGTCGACGGCATCGCGATGATTCTGTTGACGGTGCCGGTGGTTTTTCCAGTCGCCACGACCTTGGGCATCGATCCAGTGCACCTGGGGATCGTCGTCACCATGGGCGTGGAACTCAGCGTGATAACCCCGCCAGTGGGCTTCAACCTTTTCGCTGTAAGCGGTATTTCCAAGATACCGCTCAAAACGGTTCTGCGCGGTGCCATGATTTTCTTTGTTTCGGACTTGATCGTTACCGGTCTGATTATCGTCTTCCCGTCGCTTTCAACGTGGTTGCCGTCGATCATGCTCGCAAGTTCGCCGTTTGGTGGTTGA
- a CDS encoding M20/M25/M40 family metallo-hydrolase: MNTRNSSERDDVLASLDSDLEAHVSRLQRYIRQPSVSAYNDGITETVTMFADELRSLGGTADIVDGVDFPIVYARFESGAKRTVLIHGMYDTVPAKSEGWVAPPFEARRMTFGDLGECIVGRGAEDTKGPLASVLSMIAAHRAAGVPLPVNLILVFEASEMASASLPAFVESHLPELRKADVAYWPWHTQRANGTPVAWLGVKGNMMLRLRVRAGDWGGPVGGEAHGLHGIWVANPVFRLVTALASLKSADEREILLDGFYDPVRPPSAEEEALVADLARRVDPESLLKEAHAKRFKYDTLLDALRAYCFRTEINVSGIQGGIVMEHGHKTELPDSAVAALDIRPLDGMSVEHIVACLRRHFDSTGFPEVEIEVVSGYSGGAMPPSNWAVQALLDTYKEGGLDPEVWPRTSTAIASHLFIETVGIPWIATTLGHSGNKHAANEYLQVKGYRDAIDFIVRLMWRLSEAEPDRKD, encoded by the coding sequence ATGAATACCCGCAACAGCTCCGAACGGGACGATGTCCTAGCTTCTCTCGATAGCGATTTGGAGGCGCACGTGTCGCGCCTCCAACGCTATATCCGCCAACCCTCGGTCTCCGCCTACAACGACGGTATCACGGAGACGGTCACGATGTTCGCCGACGAGTTGCGGTCTTTGGGCGGCACGGCGGATATCGTCGACGGTGTCGATTTTCCTATCGTCTATGCGCGATTTGAATCCGGCGCCAAACGCACCGTCCTGATCCACGGCATGTACGATACCGTTCCGGCAAAGAGCGAGGGCTGGGTCGCGCCGCCGTTCGAGGCGCGGCGCATGACCTTCGGCGATCTCGGCGAATGTATCGTTGGGCGGGGCGCGGAGGATACCAAAGGGCCCCTCGCTTCGGTGTTATCAATGATCGCCGCCCATCGCGCGGCGGGCGTCCCGTTGCCGGTCAATCTCATTCTGGTCTTCGAGGCGTCGGAGATGGCGAGTGCGTCGCTGCCCGCCTTTGTCGAGTCCCACCTTCCAGAACTGCGCAAGGCAGATGTGGCCTACTGGCCCTGGCATACCCAGCGCGCCAACGGCACGCCTGTTGCGTGGCTCGGCGTCAAGGGCAATATGATGCTTAGACTCCGGGTGCGTGCAGGAGATTGGGGTGGCCCAGTCGGCGGCGAGGCCCACGGGCTGCACGGCATTTGGGTTGCGAACCCGGTCTTTCGACTTGTAACCGCTCTGGCCAGTCTCAAATCGGCGGACGAAAGAGAAATCTTGCTCGACGGATTCTATGATCCCGTGCGACCGCCAAGTGCCGAAGAGGAAGCGCTCGTGGCCGACCTGGCACGCCGGGTCGACCCCGAATCTCTGTTGAAGGAAGCGCACGCTAAACGATTCAAGTACGACACGCTGCTCGATGCGTTGCGCGCCTATTGCTTCAGAACGGAGATCAACGTGTCGGGCATCCAGGGCGGCATCGTGATGGAGCACGGTCACAAGACCGAGTTGCCCGACTCGGCCGTGGCCGCCCTCGACATCCGTCCCTTGGACGGCATGAGTGTCGAGCACATCGTGGCTTGTCTGCGCCGTCACTTCGACAGTACCGGCTTTCCGGAAGTCGAAATAGAGGTCGTGAGCGGTTATTCGGGCGGTGCCATGCCGCCGTCGAACTGGGCGGTACAGGCGCTCCTGGACACTTACAAGGAGGGGGGACTGGACCCCGAGGTTTGGCCGCGAACGTCGACCGCGATTGCGAGCCACCTTTTCATCGAGACCGTCGGCATTCCGTGGATCGCAACCACCTTGGGGCATTCGGGCAACAAGCACGCTGCGAACGAGTATCTACAGGTCAAAGGGTATCGCGACGCGATAGATTTCATCGTCCGGCTTATGTGGCGGCTTTCAGAGGCGGAACCGGATCGCAAAGATTAG
- the dctP gene encoding TRAP transporter substrate-binding protein DctP produces MPNLLRYVLAFSACLVVASFAGGTVQAQDGLQRVTIRVSADLPPPPHPTAIAMEWFKERVEATFPAGSEVRNFYAGALYKDADAMVAMGQGNLEMGWLLAGKTASVDPWLGIVVQPGVLTTVAAVHELENLETGKMLLERLRTRHGIEPFGFADLSFALGVAGKERLLTLDSVRGKKIRTFAAAINPVMDSWGANPVVMGFGDVPSALESGVLDGVITSIGGWRSITEQTPYYTIAGVGTITFDSYWVGASQDWWEGLNKATQDKVRELMLQAMQRQDEASWCNDQFAIQEFEAKSPSDPGVYQASASQAAPLQSAIGTSVADFLKKDLPDDADKWVDRYLSEGRAASSSNGPGTDPLESLDCGPYRALLKG; encoded by the coding sequence ATGCCAAATTTACTTAGATACGTACTCGCGTTTTCCGCTTGTTTGGTTGTTGCGTCTTTTGCTGGCGGCACGGTGCAGGCACAGGACGGGCTGCAGCGCGTCACCATCCGCGTTTCAGCGGACCTACCGCCGCCGCCGCATCCAACGGCGATCGCGATGGAATGGTTCAAGGAGCGCGTCGAGGCGACGTTCCCTGCGGGCAGCGAGGTACGGAACTTCTACGCGGGTGCCCTCTATAAGGACGCCGACGCAATGGTGGCAATGGGGCAGGGTAACCTCGAGATGGGGTGGCTCCTGGCGGGCAAGACGGCTTCGGTCGATCCTTGGCTTGGAATTGTTGTCCAACCTGGCGTTCTCACCACCGTCGCCGCCGTTCACGAGCTTGAAAACCTAGAAACCGGCAAGATGCTTCTCGAGCGCCTGAGAACGCGCCACGGCATCGAACCGTTTGGGTTCGCCGACCTAAGTTTTGCGCTGGGTGTGGCGGGCAAAGAGCGGCTCCTGACCCTTGATTCGGTTCGTGGCAAAAAGATCAGGACGTTTGCCGCTGCGATCAACCCGGTTATGGATTCCTGGGGAGCCAACCCCGTCGTCATGGGATTCGGCGACGTACCCAGCGCGCTTGAATCCGGCGTACTTGATGGCGTCATTACCTCGATCGGCGGCTGGCGCTCGATCACCGAACAGACGCCGTACTACACGATAGCCGGCGTCGGCACGATCACCTTTGACTCCTATTGGGTTGGTGCGAGCCAAGACTGGTGGGAAGGCCTTAACAAAGCGACGCAGGACAAGGTGCGCGAGCTGATGCTGCAGGCCATGCAGCGCCAGGACGAGGCGAGCTGGTGCAACGACCAGTTTGCAATTCAGGAGTTCGAGGCTAAGTCGCCTTCCGATCCGGGCGTCTACCAAGCGTCGGCGTCTCAAGCAGCTCCACTGCAGAGTGCGATCGGCACCAGCGTTGCCGACTTCCTCAAGAAGGATCTGCCAGACGATGCCGATAAATGGGTCGACCGCTACCTGAGCGAGGGCCGGGCGGCTTCGTCCAGCAACGGTCCAGGTACGGACCCCCTCGAGAGCCTCGATTGCGGGCCGTATCGCGCGCTGCTCAAGGGCTAG